Proteins co-encoded in one Halorussus vallis genomic window:
- a CDS encoding halocarboxylic acid dehydrogenase DehI family protein: MDTSQQLYEHEATGWRRGVYDDIQATFRAPVVNWIFRALMANEPDFTRYLWGQVKPTFETRAFGRYSVGYRDAVLSAVEAGETDRSGVPRYRRTDLDLEPAAFRELQGQVATFDVVAPRLAALFEVADRSLRGESVGDALDEGEHAATEPLPPELDRDRGLSPTMVDDPPAELSDTVDRIRSFHGFDDGLPSIYRCLAQWPPYLQTAWDDLEERFESDDFDRACERADEVTGSFVDSLAYPPRLSPDDLRSFGMDDESIAGLQELFETFNRGPIETVLPALHVYAATIKVEGRREMG; the protein is encoded by the coding sequence ATGGACACGAGCCAACAGCTGTACGAGCACGAGGCGACCGGCTGGCGGCGCGGGGTCTACGACGACATCCAGGCGACGTTCCGTGCGCCCGTCGTCAACTGGATATTCCGGGCGCTGATGGCCAACGAGCCCGATTTCACCCGCTACCTCTGGGGACAGGTCAAGCCGACGTTCGAAACCCGCGCGTTCGGTCGCTACTCGGTCGGGTACCGCGACGCCGTCCTCTCGGCCGTCGAAGCGGGAGAGACCGACCGTTCCGGCGTCCCGCGCTACCGCCGAACCGACCTCGACCTCGAACCGGCCGCGTTCCGGGAACTGCAGGGGCAGGTCGCCACCTTCGACGTGGTCGCGCCGCGACTCGCGGCGCTGTTCGAGGTCGCCGACCGGTCGCTCCGGGGCGAATCGGTGGGCGACGCCCTCGACGAAGGCGAGCACGCCGCGACCGAACCGCTCCCACCGGAACTCGACCGCGACCGCGGCCTGTCGCCGACGATGGTCGACGACCCGCCCGCGGAGCTGTCCGACACCGTCGACCGTATCAGGTCGTTCCACGGCTTCGACGACGGCCTGCCGAGCATCTACCGGTGTCTCGCGCAGTGGCCGCCGTACCTCCAGACGGCGTGGGACGACCTCGAAGAGAGGTTCGAATCCGACGACTTTGACCGGGCGTGCGAGCGCGCCGACGAGGTGACCGGGTCGTTCGTCGACTCGCTGGCGTACCCGCCGCGGCTCTCGCCCGACGACCTGCGGTCGTTCGGGATGGACGACGAGTCGATAGCAGGGTTGCAAGAACTGTTCGAGACGTTCAACCGCGGCCCCATCGAGACGGTGCTGCCCGCGCTTCACGTCTACGCGGCGACAATCAAGGTTGAGGGCCGGCGGGAGATGGGGTGA
- a CDS encoding S8 family peptidase translates to MLKVASGSVASLGASGLAAAGPGDRVEVNVGVASGRGRAAATRAASDVVRTFDSLGVVTIRVPERALAGLRRNPHVRYVERNGTYRALGETTPWGVERIAADVANANDFDGEGSHVAILDTGIDGNHPDLQANVGAGVSLVDCGGVDCPNDWSDDSGHGTHCAGIAGATSNAEGTTGVSTRTTLHAVKVLDSEGYGTWSDIAAGIERVADEGWDVANLSFGGGGYSYVVAEACTYAAGKGVLLVGATGNAGPCTDCVEYPAKYDECLAVGATTKDDELADFSATGPEVELVAPGESVYSTTVDGYTRKKGTSMAAPHVSGVAATLMADGLTAAEARTRLRETATDLGLSSDEQGSGLLDAAAATGVGERGTLAFDQPDSGTWFDETLSRAYGDAVAVVGPLSFDGADPSHVRVCGLRDVDEGAFRYKIEEWDYLDGAHVDETAHYSVFEAGTVGRAEGSATASASGVTLEVGAVETDQRFARVDFAREFASAPVVVSQPQTRRGGEAVVTRNRNVSASGFEVALAEQGRGPHKHERIGYVALEPGVGALGGTTLEVGRTADAVDHGWHRIDFERSYDDPHFVADMQTYHGPDTAGLRYRNLTGSSVEVRVEEEESVDAETAHGTEVVGYAVSEGTGAF, encoded by the coding sequence GTGCTGAAAGTCGCGAGCGGTTCGGTCGCGTCGCTCGGCGCGAGCGGCCTCGCCGCGGCCGGACCCGGCGACCGTGTCGAGGTGAACGTCGGAGTCGCGTCGGGTCGCGGCCGCGCGGCCGCGACTCGCGCCGCCAGCGACGTCGTCCGGACGTTCGACTCGCTCGGCGTCGTGACGATTCGGGTGCCGGAACGGGCGCTCGCCGGACTCCGGCGCAACCCCCACGTCCGGTACGTCGAGCGCAACGGCACGTACCGCGCGCTCGGCGAAACCACGCCCTGGGGCGTCGAGCGAATCGCCGCCGACGTGGCGAACGCGAACGACTTCGACGGCGAGGGGTCCCACGTCGCGATTCTCGACACCGGCATCGACGGCAATCATCCCGACCTGCAGGCAAACGTCGGCGCCGGGGTTTCGCTCGTCGACTGCGGCGGGGTCGACTGCCCGAACGACTGGTCGGACGACAGCGGCCACGGCACCCACTGCGCCGGCATCGCGGGCGCGACCAGCAACGCCGAGGGCACGACCGGGGTGAGCACCCGGACCACGCTCCACGCCGTGAAGGTGCTCGACTCGGAAGGCTATGGCACGTGGTCGGACATCGCGGCCGGCATCGAGCGAGTCGCCGACGAGGGATGGGACGTCGCCAATCTGAGCTTCGGCGGCGGCGGGTACTCGTACGTCGTCGCGGAAGCCTGCACCTACGCCGCCGGAAAGGGCGTCCTGCTCGTCGGGGCCACGGGCAACGCGGGCCCCTGCACGGACTGCGTCGAGTACCCCGCGAAGTACGACGAGTGCCTCGCGGTCGGCGCGACCACGAAAGACGACGAACTCGCCGACTTCTCGGCCACCGGTCCCGAAGTCGAACTCGTCGCGCCGGGCGAGTCCGTCTACTCGACGACCGTCGACGGCTACACCCGAAAGAAGGGCACCTCGATGGCCGCGCCCCACGTCAGCGGCGTCGCCGCGACGCTGATGGCGGACGGCCTGACCGCGGCGGAGGCCCGCACGCGCCTCCGGGAAACCGCGACCGACCTCGGCCTGTCGAGCGATGAGCAGGGGTCGGGGCTGCTCGACGCCGCGGCCGCCACCGGTGTCGGCGAGCGCGGGACGCTCGCGTTCGACCAGCCGGATTCGGGGACCTGGTTCGACGAGACGCTCTCGCGGGCCTACGGCGACGCCGTCGCCGTGGTCGGCCCGCTGTCGTTCGACGGCGCCGACCCCTCCCACGTCCGCGTCTGCGGCCTGCGCGACGTCGACGAAGGGGCGTTCCGGTACAAGATAGAGGAGTGGGACTACCTCGACGGCGCCCACGTCGACGAGACGGCCCACTACTCCGTCTTCGAGGCGGGGACGGTCGGCCGGGCGGAGGGGAGCGCGACCGCCTCCGCGAGCGGCGTCACCCTCGAAGTCGGCGCGGTCGAAACCGACCAGCGGTTCGCTCGAGTCGATTTCGCGCGCGAGTTCGCGAGCGCGCCGGTGGTCGTCAGCCAGCCCCAGACCAGACGCGGCGGGGAGGCGGTCGTGACCCGGAACCGGAACGTCTCGGCGTCGGGCTTCGAGGTCGCGCTCGCCGAGCAGGGCCGGGGTCCGCACAAGCACGAGCGGATCGGCTACGTCGCGCTCGAACCCGGCGTCGGCGCGCTCGGCGGAACGACCCTCGAAGTCGGCCGGACCGCCGACGCCGTCGACCACGGCTGGCACCGGATCGACTTCGAGCGAAGCTACGACGACCCCCACTTCGTCGCCGACATGCAGACGTACCACGGCCCGGACACCGCCGGCCTCCGCTACCGGAATCTCACGGGGAGTAGCGTCGAAGTCCGCGTCGAGGAGGAAGAGAGCGTGGACGCCGAGACGGCCCACGGCACCGAAGTCGTCGGCTACGCCGTCTCGGAGGGGACCGGCGCGTTCTGA
- a CDS encoding bacterio-opsin activator domain-containing protein → MKASVCTKRELDEMYSSRPTQGYRTLCPWAYLSPSVWSRMSVIAEFTVPADTLALSETLTATPEMIVEIERVVAHDENRVMPYFWVRGDDYTAFETAVNDDPTVQNVTKLDEYEDGILYRAEWTQNIESLVYAYLETGATIVEATGRSDNWELRMRFDDEQLVTDFREHCMRNEIPFELNRLYHPTEPMAGGQFGLSPKQRTALLAAVEHGYFDIPRAVSMDELADKLGIAQQSLSKLLRRAHRNTVTNVLTVSHPDDDNTA, encoded by the coding sequence GTGAAGGCCTCGGTATGTACGAAGCGTGAACTGGACGAGATGTACTCGTCACGTCCCACGCAGGGTTACAGGACTCTATGCCCGTGGGCTTATCTCTCTCCGTCCGTTTGGTCGCGTATGAGCGTTATCGCTGAATTTACCGTTCCAGCGGACACGCTTGCCCTCTCCGAGACGTTAACCGCAACCCCGGAGATGATCGTCGAGATCGAACGGGTTGTCGCACACGACGAGAACCGTGTGATGCCGTATTTCTGGGTTCGAGGCGATGACTACACCGCGTTCGAAACGGCGGTGAACGACGACCCCACCGTCCAGAACGTCACGAAACTCGACGAATACGAGGACGGCATCCTCTACCGGGCCGAGTGGACGCAGAACATCGAGAGTCTCGTCTACGCCTATCTCGAAACCGGAGCCACGATCGTGGAAGCGACCGGACGGTCGGATAACTGGGAACTCAGGATGCGATTCGACGACGAACAACTCGTCACCGACTTCCGAGAACATTGCATGCGGAACGAGATTCCGTTCGAGTTGAACCGCCTCTACCATCCGACCGAACCGATGGCGGGCGGCCAGTTCGGTCTATCACCGAAACAACGGACGGCGCTGCTTGCGGCCGTCGAACACGGTTATTTCGATATCCCACGTGCGGTTTCGATGGACGAGTTGGCAGACAAACTCGGCATCGCTCAGCAATCACTCTCGAAGTTGTTACGTCGTGCCCATCGGAATACGGTTACGAACGTCCTGACCGTGAGCCATCCTGACGATGACAACACGGCGTAG
- the mce gene encoding methylmalonyl-CoA epimerase, whose protein sequence is MQFDHAGIATDDADGLAERFAALFDAPVAHEEEFDGLRVVFLDLGNGYFELLEPLGDGTVSRYLENNGPGIHHVALETDDIEAALERARDHGVELVDEEPRPGAWGHDVAFLHPKSTGGILVEFVQH, encoded by the coding sequence ATGCAATTCGACCACGCCGGAATCGCGACCGACGACGCCGACGGCCTCGCCGAGCGCTTCGCCGCGCTCTTCGACGCGCCGGTCGCCCACGAGGAGGAGTTCGACGGCCTGCGGGTCGTCTTCCTCGACCTCGGAAATGGCTACTTCGAACTCCTCGAACCGCTCGGAGACGGCACCGTCTCGCGGTACCTGGAGAACAACGGTCCCGGCATCCACCACGTCGCCCTCGAAACCGACGACATCGAGGCCGCGCTCGAACGCGCCCGCGACCACGGCGTCGAACTCGTCGACGAGGAGCCCCGACCCGGCGCGTGGGGTCACGACGTCGCCTTCCTCCACCCCAAGTCGACCGGCGGAATCCTGGTGGAGTTCGTCCAGCACTAA